In Procambarus clarkii isolate CNS0578487 chromosome 82, FALCON_Pclarkii_2.0, whole genome shotgun sequence, one genomic interval encodes:
- the LOC138358156 gene encoding circumsporozoite protein-like, producing MRVEEEEEEERKKKKSERQEEGVAEGVAEGVAEGVAEGVAEGVAEGVAEGVAEGVAEGVAEGVAECVAEGVAEGVAEGVAEECVAEGVAEDVAECVAEGVAECVAEGVAEGVAEGVAEGVAEGVAEGVAEGVAEGVAEGVAEGVAEGVAEGVAEGVAEGVAEGVAEGVAEGVAEGVAEGVAEGVAEGVAEGVAEGVAEGVAEGVAEGVAEGVAEGVAEGVAEGVAEGVDVSENVDGFNFLFM from the exons agggtgttgctgagggtgttgcagagggtgttgcagagggtgttgcagagggtGTTGCAGAAGGTGTTGCAGAGGGTGTTGCGGAGGGTGTTgcagagggtgttgcagagggtgttgcagagggtGTTGCAGAGTGTGTTGCAGAAGGTGTTgcagagggtgttgcagagggtgttgcagagg agtgtgttgcagagggtgttgcagaggatgttgcagagtgtgttgcagagggtgttgcagagtgtgttgcagagggtgttgcagagggtGTTGCGGAGGGTGTTgcagagggtgttgcagagggtGTTGCGGAGGGTGTTGCGGAGGGTGTTGCGGAGGGTGTTGCGGAGGGTGTTGCGGAGGGTGTTGCGGAGGGTGTTGCGGAGGGTGTTGCGGAGGGTGTTGCGGAGGGTGTTGCGGAGGGTGTTGCGGAGGGTGTTGCGGAGGGTGTTGCGGAGGGTGTTGCGGAGGGTGTTGCGGAGGGTGTTGCGGAGGGTGTTGCGGAGGGTGTTGCGGAGGGTGTTGCGGAGGGTGTTGCGGAGGGTGTTGCGGAGGGTGTTGCGGAGGGTGTTGCGGAGGGTGTTGCGGAGGGTGTTGCGGAGGGTGTTGCGGAGGGTGTTGATGTGAGCGAAAACGTTGATGGTttcaattttttgtttatgtaa